From Pseudanabaena sp. PCC 6802, one genomic window encodes:
- a CDS encoding Uma2 family endonuclease, which yields MNSLTVSLKPAIELTDEQFFQLCQKNTDLRFERNAQGDLIIMAPAGSDTGRRNFEFNTDLGIWNRQAKLGVAFDSSAGFKLPNGSDRSPDAAWILTERWEGLSLEQREKFAPICPDFVMELMSPSDNLKVIQEKMREYQENGVRLGWLINRKDRQVEIYRLDGSVEILQSPTSLSGEDVLPGFTLNLEAIW from the coding sequence ATGAACTCTCTAACTGTAAGCTTAAAACCTGCAATTGAACTGACAGACGAGCAATTTTTTCAACTTTGTCAAAAAAATACTGACCTTAGATTTGAGCGCAATGCACAAGGAGATTTAATTATCATGGCACCCGCAGGTAGCGATACAGGCAGGCGTAATTTTGAATTTAATACCGATCTGGGAATTTGGAATCGTCAAGCAAAACTAGGAGTTGCCTTTGACTCTTCTGCTGGGTTTAAGTTGCCTAACGGGAGCGATCGCTCTCCAGATGCAGCGTGGATCTTAACAGAACGGTGGGAAGGACTGAGCTTAGAACAACGCGAAAAATTTGCACCCATCTGTCCCGACTTTGTGATGGAGCTAATGTCGCCAAGCGATAACCTCAAAGTCATTCAAGAGAAAATGCGAGAATACCAGGAAAATGGAGTAAGGCTGGGTTGGTTAATTAATCGCAAGGATAGGCAAGTCGAAATCTATCGTCTTGACGGATCGGTCGAGATACTACAATCTCCAACTTCGCTCTCAGGTGAAGATGTATTACCTGGATTCACGCTTAATCTTGAAGCAATTTGGTAA
- a CDS encoding D-glycero-alpha-D-manno-heptose-1,7-bisphosphate 7-phosphatase, translating into MLKPAVFLDRDGVLNQEAGYIDRLEDLVLMPGAAAAVRSLNDRQIFCCLVSNQAGAARGYYSLDHIEALHVRLQSLLQQEAGARLDALYYCGSLSAPEGGVNPELTYWSTWRKPNTGMLVAAAWQHDLDLRCSFMVGDKATDIDLARNAGCKAILVASGYGAQVLSGDYQHPVQSDYVAADLPKAVGWILQQQ; encoded by the coding sequence ATGCTCAAACCAGCGGTATTTCTCGATCGCGATGGCGTGCTCAACCAGGAAGCAGGCTACATCGATCGCCTCGAAGACTTAGTACTTATGCCTGGAGCGGCAGCGGCGGTGCGATCGCTAAACGATCGGCAAATTTTTTGCTGTCTTGTTTCCAACCAGGCGGGAGCAGCCAGAGGTTACTACTCTTTAGACCACATAGAGGCTCTGCACGTCCGCCTGCAATCTTTACTGCAACAGGAGGCAGGGGCACGCCTGGACGCGCTCTACTACTGCGGTTCGCTCAGCGCTCCAGAGGGGGGAGTTAATCCCGAGCTAACCTATTGGTCTACCTGGCGCAAGCCGAATACGGGTATGTTAGTGGCAGCCGCGTGGCAGCACGATCTGGATCTGCGCTGCAGTTTTATGGTGGGCGATAAAGCAACCGATATCGATCTAGCTCGTAATGCAGGCTGTAAGGCTATTCTGGTTGCGAGTGGCTATGGAGCGCAGGTACTATCTGGAGATTATCAACATCCGGTTCAAAGCGATTATGTTGCGGCGGATCTGCCCAAAGCTGTAGGCTGGATTCTGCAACAGCAATAG
- a CDS encoding Uma2 family endonuclease encodes MSQTKVGVRWTIQDVEALPDNEWIRYEIIDGELFVTRAPHHKHQYVIGRIFSVLDNWSLDSGLGEPSIMPGLIFSDSDNVAPDLVWVSYERLAQIQDDAGHFRGAPELVVEVLSPGKANEDRDRSAKLKLYSVQGVREYWIVDRIAQRIEVYRREQAQLALAKTLLVGDAITSPLLPGFTCEVAQIFVSRSPKTAET; translated from the coding sequence ATGAGCCAAACTAAGGTCGGCGTACGTTGGACTATTCAGGATGTAGAAGCGTTACCAGATAACGAATGGATTCGTTATGAAATTATAGATGGAGAACTGTTTGTGACGCGTGCCCCTCACCATAAACACCAGTATGTAATCGGACGAATTTTCTCAGTATTGGACAATTGGTCTCTTGACAGCGGTTTAGGGGAACCCTCAATTATGCCCGGCCTGATTTTTTCGGATTCTGACAATGTTGCTCCCGATCTAGTTTGGGTCAGTTACGAACGACTCGCTCAAATTCAAGATGATGCCGGACATTTTCGCGGTGCCCCGGAACTAGTGGTGGAAGTACTATCGCCTGGGAAGGCGAATGAAGATCGCGATCGCTCTGCCAAGCTGAAGTTGTATTCGGTGCAGGGCGTGCGGGAATATTGGATTGTGGATCGCATCGCCCAAAGAATTGAAGTATATCGTCGCGAGCAGGCTCAGTTGGCGCTAGCAAAAACGCTGTTAGTTGGAGACGCAATTACTTCTCCTTTGCTACCCGGCTTCACCTGTGAGGTGGCACAGATATTTGTGTCGCGATCGCCCAAAACAGCAGAGACGTAA
- the moaA gene encoding GTP 3',8-cyclase MoaA: MNTSGNISRNTVDYLRISLIDRCNFRCQYCMPEGAEFDYIQSQEMLTNSELISLLREVFIPLGFHKFRLTGGEPLLRRGIVDLVREIAALPETEDLAMTTNAYLLSDMARSLYDAGLRRINISLDSLDRDVFRQITGRDRWERVWQGIQAAHTVGFDPLKLNVVVIPGVNDREILDLAALSIDRAWHVRFIEFMPIGNTDLFEHKGWVDSATLRQLISDRYGLIESNCRGNGPADIFQIPGAKGTLGFISQMSECFCDRCNRVRLSADGWLRPCLLNESGQIDLKTSLRKGDGYEILRGKVEELLFLKTEINFKDRDRGTGEQKTYHRTMSQIGG, encoded by the coding sequence GTGAATACATCAGGGAATATATCCAGGAATACTGTTGACTATCTTCGCATCAGCTTAATCGATCGCTGTAATTTTCGGTGTCAATATTGCATGCCCGAGGGAGCAGAGTTTGACTACATTCAGTCGCAGGAGATGTTAACAAATTCGGAATTGATCTCGCTTCTACGCGAAGTATTCATTCCCCTGGGCTTTCATAAGTTTCGTCTTACAGGCGGAGAACCATTGCTGCGGCGGGGCATAGTGGATCTAGTCAGGGAAATTGCGGCTCTTCCAGAGACAGAAGATCTGGCGATGACGACAAATGCTTATCTACTATCGGATATGGCGCGATCGCTCTACGATGCAGGTCTGCGACGGATCAATATCAGTCTCGATTCGCTCGATCGCGATGTCTTTCGGCAAATTACCGGACGCGATCGCTGGGAGAGAGTCTGGCAAGGCATTCAAGCAGCCCATACAGTGGGCTTCGATCCGTTAAAGCTGAATGTGGTGGTTATCCCAGGTGTAAACGATCGCGAAATTCTCGATCTTGCCGCCCTCAGTATCGATCGCGCTTGGCACGTCCGCTTTATCGAATTCATGCCGATTGGCAACACCGATTTATTCGAGCATAAAGGCTGGGTAGATTCTGCCACCCTTCGACAACTGATTAGCGATCGCTACGGCTTGATCGAAAGTAACTGTCGCGGTAATGGCCCCGCCGATATCTTCCAAATTCCTGGTGCCAAAGGTACGCTTGGTTTTATCAGTCAGATGTCAGAGTGCTTTTGCGATCGCTGCAACCGCGTGCGTCTATCTGCTGATGGCTGGTTGCGTCCCTGCTTACTGAATGAGTCCGGTCAAATCGATTTAAAAACGTCGCTCCGGAAGGGAGATGGATATGAAATATTACGAGGCAAAGTAGAGGAATTACTGTTTTTAAAGACAGAGATTAATTTTAAAGATCGCGATCGCGGCACGGGCGAACAAAAGACATATCATCGTACCATGTCACAGATTGGCGGCTAG
- a CDS encoding EAL domain-containing protein, with amino-acid sequence MQQKNKRSRSLPLNLILIAPFVVQIVAAIGITGWLSYQNGQRTVSDLATGLLVQAKLRVKERLDGLLDRSEAVVQSNTFAYQQGHISLDREADLQKYFWEQVRRNRSYQRAFFVGDEKGRFLSVRSDNTMTAIENLETQQRVLYSLDSQGNRQQPLKRIRYDPRQRNWYKQALLELKPIWTEPYLFASGVLGITTAEAIRNPSGQVIAVSGIDLSLDDFDAYLQSIQPSPSSQLFVIERSGRLVAASHKPSNVNAPNDTAPLQRILATDTNNPIMRESTRYLLSTEGNLKQVNESLTVELFIQNDRYFLSVLPYRFNENLDWLVLTVVSEKDFSRQIQENNRTTFLLCGISLFVAIAIGMLTSRSLTRTIARLTKATDEVAQGNWQLPVVSNGGSKEMNTLVDSFDSMVERLQEVFGKLENFAYVDALTGLPNRAAFLVSLQQAIATAKHSTPQSFAVLLIELYSFKLIENSLGPAIGDLLLKSVATRLQECLQVNENSAVYISRLERDEFAILVKDIAEASSAVTTAQNILQAFQQPFRLGQQDILAEAIVGVVVDPEQFNLPEEILRNVNLAKFSAKAQGKQRYVVFDGLMRIETTERLQLAANLQYAIARNELELWYQPIITLDPGRIASFEALVRWKHPTLGLVSPLKFIPIAEETGTIVSIGEWILRTACLQKLMWNEQSPTLQAVQISVNVSAQQLLSPDFADRVEQILQETGLEGHHIQLEITESAAVSQPATIGQMLKRIQALGMKICIDDFGTGYSHLSHLLQLPIDILKIDRSFVGEIGVNPKNAEIAKTILALTKSLGIEAIAEGVETSGQLEHLRSLNCLKFQGYLFSPPIPADRVLSFHPTIPGLKS; translated from the coding sequence ATGCAGCAAAAAAACAAGCGATCGCGCTCATTGCCATTAAATTTAATCCTGATTGCCCCATTTGTAGTTCAAATTGTCGCAGCAATTGGCATTACAGGTTGGCTGTCTTATCAAAACGGACAGCGCACGGTTAGCGATCTTGCCACTGGGTTGCTCGTCCAAGCTAAGTTGCGCGTCAAGGAGCGATTGGATGGACTGTTAGATCGGTCCGAGGCGGTCGTCCAATCCAATACTTTTGCTTACCAACAAGGTCATATATCTCTAGATAGAGAGGCAGATTTACAAAAATACTTTTGGGAGCAAGTTCGTCGCAATCGTTCTTATCAAAGAGCCTTTTTTGTAGGGGATGAAAAAGGCAGGTTTCTGTCAGTACGTTCTGATAATACAATGACAGCGATCGAAAATCTTGAGACTCAACAAAGAGTTCTCTATTCCCTGGATAGTCAAGGAAATCGCCAACAGCCGCTCAAGCGCATTCGCTACGATCCTCGCCAACGGAATTGGTACAAGCAAGCCTTGCTTGAGCTAAAACCGATCTGGACAGAGCCATACCTTTTTGCCTCTGGGGTGCTGGGTATTACCACTGCTGAGGCGATTCGCAACCCTAGCGGACAAGTTATTGCAGTATCAGGGATTGATTTGAGTTTAGATGATTTTGATGCGTATTTACAAAGTATTCAGCCCAGTCCATCCAGTCAGCTATTCGTCATCGAGCGATCGGGACGACTAGTTGCTGCTTCTCATAAGCCATCTAACGTAAACGCACCCAACGATACCGCACCGTTGCAGCGTATTCTGGCAACTGACACTAACAATCCCATCATGCGCGAGAGCACAAGGTACCTGTTGTCAACTGAGGGTAATCTCAAGCAAGTCAATGAGTCTCTGACAGTTGAGTTGTTTATTCAAAATGACCGATATTTTCTTTCAGTGCTTCCGTATCGATTTAACGAAAACCTGGACTGGTTAGTCCTGACAGTTGTTTCAGAAAAGGACTTCTCGCGTCAAATCCAGGAAAACAATCGCACGACGTTTCTGCTGTGCGGCATCTCTCTGTTTGTAGCGATCGCGATTGGGATGCTGACTTCGCGATCGCTGACGCGAACAATTGCACGCTTGACTAAAGCAACTGATGAAGTGGCACAGGGTAATTGGCAATTACCAGTGGTATCGAACGGCGGCTCCAAAGAGATGAATACTCTAGTTGATTCGTTCGATAGTATGGTGGAGCGCCTGCAAGAAGTGTTCGGCAAACTTGAGAACTTTGCCTATGTTGATGCCTTAACCGGCCTGCCTAATCGTGCGGCATTTCTCGTGAGCTTGCAACAGGCAATTGCGACGGCTAAGCATTCTACACCGCAGTCATTTGCAGTACTGTTAATAGAGCTTTACTCTTTTAAGTTGATCGAGAATAGTCTGGGGCCAGCGATCGGAGACTTATTGTTAAAAAGCGTTGCCACTAGACTACAGGAATGTCTGCAAGTCAATGAAAATAGTGCGGTCTACATATCGCGACTCGAACGCGACGAATTTGCCATTCTCGTCAAAGACATCGCTGAGGCAAGTTCTGCAGTTACTACCGCTCAAAATATTTTACAGGCATTCCAGCAGCCTTTTCGTCTCGGACAACAGGATATCCTGGCAGAGGCGATTGTCGGTGTAGTTGTCGATCCCGAGCAATTCAATTTACCTGAAGAAATCCTGCGTAATGTCAACCTTGCTAAGTTTAGCGCCAAGGCGCAAGGAAAGCAGCGCTATGTTGTATTCGATGGCTTGATGCGGATTGAAACTACCGAGCGATTGCAGTTGGCAGCCAACCTGCAATACGCGATCGCTCGAAACGAGCTTGAGCTTTGGTATCAACCGATTATCACGCTCGATCCAGGGCGGATTGCTAGCTTTGAAGCACTGGTACGCTGGAAACATCCCACTTTAGGTCTAGTGTCTCCTCTGAAATTTATTCCGATCGCTGAAGAGACCGGCACAATTGTCAGTATTGGTGAATGGATTCTGCGTACTGCCTGTCTGCAGAAACTAATGTGGAACGAGCAAAGCCCAACTCTACAAGCGGTTCAGATTAGCGTGAACGTATCTGCTCAACAACTACTATCACCTGATTTTGCCGATCGAGTAGAACAAATTTTGCAAGAGACAGGTTTAGAAGGGCATCACATTCAACTAGAGATTACCGAAAGTGCTGCTGTGAGCCAGCCAGCCACGATCGGACAGATGCTAAAACGCATACAAGCGCTAGGAATGAAGATTTGTATTGATGATTTTGGTACGGGGTACTCGCATTTAAGCCATCTTTTGCAACTACCAATAGATATACTCAAAATCGATCGCTCGTTTGTGGGAGAGATTGGGGTCAATCCCAAAAATGCCGAGATTGCGAAGACAATTCTGGCGTTGACTAAGAGTTTGGGAATCGAAGCGATCGCTGAAGGTGTAGAGACATCAGGTCAGTTGGAGCATCTGCGATCGCTCAACTGTCTGAAATTCCAGGGTTATCTCTTCTCGCCTCCTATCCCTGCGGATCGAGTACTTAGTTTCCATCCCACCATTCCTGGGCTTAAATCCTGA
- the rsmH gene encoding 16S rRNA (cytosine(1402)-N(4))-methyltransferase RsmH, which yields MTLSDLKSVPAQEFHHVPVLADALIAGLEIVAGGNYLDCTVGGGGHSALILAAAPQVQLVAIDRDEMAIAAARVKLAPFPSQVQFWHGNFKDYLPPNGLLFDGIIADLGVSSAQLDLPERGFSFRETGNLDMRMDRRRSLTAAELINHSSEEELANIFYQLGEERLSRRIAKTIVTQRPFYTTTALAEAIARCVPRSYRYGRIHPATRVFQALRIAVNQELESLETWLKLAPDWLKPGGKIGVISFHSLEDRLVKHAFKEDDRLQVITKKPIIATEAEMATNSRSRSAKLRLAQRVG from the coding sequence ATGACATTGTCCGATCTAAAGTCTGTCCCAGCACAAGAATTTCACCATGTTCCAGTTCTAGCTGATGCTCTGATTGCAGGGCTAGAGATTGTAGCTGGCGGAAATTATTTGGATTGTACTGTGGGTGGTGGCGGGCATAGTGCTTTAATCCTCGCGGCTGCGCCGCAGGTGCAGTTAGTCGCAATCGATCGCGATGAAATGGCGATCGCCGCCGCACGAGTAAAGCTAGCCCCCTTCCCATCGCAGGTACAGTTTTGGCATGGTAACTTCAAAGACTACCTGCCCCCTAATGGACTGCTATTTGATGGCATCATTGCCGACCTGGGCGTAAGTTCGGCACAACTGGATCTGCCGGAACGAGGTTTTAGCTTCAGAGAAACGGGCAATCTGGATATGCGCATGGATCGGCGGCGATCGCTTACTGCCGCAGAGCTAATCAACCACAGTTCCGAGGAGGAATTAGCCAATATCTTTTACCAACTTGGTGAGGAGAGACTATCGCGCCGGATTGCCAAGACAATTGTGACCCAAAGACCGTTTTATACCACTACCGCACTGGCAGAAGCGATCGCCCGTTGCGTGCCGCGCAGCTATCGCTACGGCAGAATTCATCCCGCCACTCGCGTATTTCAAGCTTTGCGCATTGCAGTCAATCAGGAATTGGAATCTCTGGAAACATGGCTAAAACTGGCACCAGACTGGCTCAAACCGGGTGGCAAGATCGGCGTAATTAGCTTCCACAGCTTAGAAGATCGCTTAGTCAAACATGCATTTAAGGAAGACGATCGCCTGCAAGTTATTACCAAAAAGCCAATTATCGCTACCGAAGCGGAAATGGCGACAAATTCGCGATCGCGATCGGCAAAATTACGATTAGCGCAGCGCGTAGGTTAG
- the egtC gene encoding ergothioneine biosynthesis protein EgtC, with amino-acid sequence MCRLLGYLGQPTLLHNLIEKPTHSLVVQSYKPQEMTGGLLNADGFGIGWYDLSRQATPFTYKNILPIWSDINLPHLSHYIESSCILANVRSATPGQAVDLSNCQPFSSDRLLGIHNGYIENFRASLYRPMRKELDDDRYQAIGGTTDSEHIFALLCHNLQRSNDLIAGLQTTLLQVLDWARVFGVKVSLNLILSDGKQLVACRCASLSPAPSLYWLQGCVEFPRAIVVASERLFPDEAWIAFPENSILAVSQDLQVKWHGLT; translated from the coding sequence ATGTGTCGCTTACTGGGCTATTTAGGTCAACCTACACTTTTACATAATCTGATCGAAAAACCAACGCACTCCTTAGTAGTACAGAGTTACAAGCCTCAGGAAATGACGGGGGGATTGTTAAATGCGGATGGCTTTGGCATTGGTTGGTATGACCTATCTCGACAAGCTACGCCCTTCACCTACAAGAACATCCTGCCGATCTGGAGCGATATCAATCTACCTCATCTCAGCCACTACATCGAGTCGAGTTGCATTCTCGCTAATGTCAGAAGCGCCACGCCCGGTCAAGCCGTCGATCTCAGTAACTGCCAGCCCTTTAGCAGCGATCGCCTCCTGGGCATTCACAATGGCTATATCGAAAACTTTCGCGCTTCTCTCTATCGTCCTATGCGCAAGGAACTCGATGACGATCGCTATCAGGCAATTGGCGGTACGACCGATTCCGAACATATTTTCGCGCTATTGTGCCATAATTTGCAGCGATCGAACGACCTCATTGCAGGACTGCAAACCACGCTTCTACAGGTACTGGATTGGGCGCGAGTATTTGGCGTGAAAGTCTCTTTAAATTTAATCCTCAGCGATGGCAAACAACTGGTTGCCTGCCGTTGCGCCAGCCTTTCACCCGCACCATCGCTATACTGGTTGCAAGGTTGTGTCGAATTTCCCCGTGCGATCGTAGTTGCTTCAGAACGATTATTCCCGGATGAAGCCTGGATCGCTTTCCCAGAGAACAGCATCTTAGCGGTTTCTCAGGATTTGCAAGTCAAGTGGCACGGGCTTACCTAA
- a CDS encoding LuxR C-terminal-related transcriptional regulator, giving the protein MSNALSDRLEATRILFDLQQGTEIVQSLAGCLEPEEIARRVTDGLVARFDCAFARLWLLEEDLGILKLVASSGLYTHTNGSFSRVPMGAYKVGKIAQNRVSFLSNNLPQESWVGDRDWAIANNMNGFAGYPLTVGERVVGVLAFFSHGRLEPEFLEVLQTLCAIATIALDNAIQYQKEKQIWLSHPPTVENPVLSDRLVSILKTTRLTLIGTERSLSPPVNFLFLQVAECLKQSGCSYGRLIYAEESVTLEALVPTMRSKAKHWLQVQLEQLNFMLRSLGGAMRVQISPNNRAIEVVLSIPYVCERDRQVLSEREVEILTLLTRGDRDRDIADRLVISESTVKFHINSVMAKLKVRTRYQAIHQALINGWIQ; this is encoded by the coding sequence ATGTCTAACGCCCTGAGCGATCGCTTAGAAGCAACGCGGATTCTGTTTGACCTGCAGCAGGGGACGGAAATCGTTCAGAGTTTGGCGGGATGCTTGGAGCCAGAGGAAATCGCTCGACGGGTGACGGATGGTTTAGTCGCTCGCTTTGATTGTGCGTTTGCACGGCTCTGGTTACTAGAGGAAGATCTTGGCATTCTCAAACTCGTCGCTTCGTCAGGGCTATATACCCACACAAACGGTTCCTTTTCCCGCGTGCCGATGGGGGCTTACAAGGTAGGCAAAATCGCGCAGAATCGCGTATCTTTTCTCAGCAACAACCTGCCTCAAGAATCCTGGGTAGGCGATCGCGACTGGGCGATCGCCAATAATATGAATGGGTTTGCAGGCTATCCTTTAACGGTGGGCGAGCGGGTGGTGGGAGTTCTGGCGTTTTTTAGTCACGGACGCTTAGAGCCAGAATTCCTGGAGGTGCTACAAACCCTATGCGCGATCGCTACGATCGCCTTAGATAACGCGATTCAATACCAAAAGGAAAAACAAATCTGGCTTAGCCATCCGCCTACAGTGGAAAATCCGGTTCTATCCGATCGACTGGTTAGCATTCTCAAAACAACACGCTTAACTTTGATTGGAACTGAGCGATCTCTCAGTCCTCCGGTAAATTTTCTGTTTCTACAAGTGGCTGAGTGTTTGAAGCAGAGCGGCTGCAGCTACGGTCGATTGATTTATGCTGAGGAGTCAGTGACTTTAGAAGCGCTCGTACCAACAATGCGCTCGAAGGCAAAGCATTGGCTACAAGTTCAGCTAGAACAACTTAATTTTATGCTGCGCTCTCTTGGCGGCGCGATGCGCGTTCAAATCAGCCCAAATAATCGCGCGATTGAGGTGGTGCTCAGTATTCCCTATGTTTGCGAGCGCGATCGACAAGTGCTATCGGAGCGAGAAGTGGAAATTCTCACTCTTTTAACCAGAGGCGATCGCGATCGAGATATTGCCGATCGACTGGTCATTAGCGAAAGTACGGTCAAGTTTCATATCAATAGCGTAATGGCTAAACTTAAAGTGCGGACTCGCTATCAAGCCATTCATCAGGCTCTGATTAATGGGTGGATTCAGTGA
- the tyrS gene encoding tyrosine--tRNA ligase yields the protein MSLTDTDPNLPQQEIKLLKSLLERGVVEVFPDTVGTETTDGSFCSHTLADKLRIAKQEGRRLRVKLGIDPTRPDLHLGHTVALRKLRAFQDAGHVAVLIIGDFTAQIGDPTGKSEARPRLSAEDVAHNAATYLDQARKILDFSPKCLELHHNSEWLGKLDLSEIISLLSSMTVGQMLAKEQFGERYEKGTPIYLHEFLYPLLQGFDSVAIASDVELGGTDQKFNILVGRDLQSHGGKSPGGFMAQRLRDYDGPRQFGMLLPLLVGLDGVQKMSKSLDNYVGLTEDPLSMYSKLEKVPDNLVNSYFELLTDLEIASLPANPREKQKLLALTIVGQYHSPEAARQAQQDAEKIVLSGSTESLGEVPEFDLSQVQFPTPLFYLVKASGLCKSNSEAQSQIKNGAVRLDGEKLQNADLGFATAEELRGRVLQVGKKKFLRLV from the coding sequence GTGAGTTTAACCGACACTGACCCCAATTTGCCACAACAAGAAATTAAGTTACTGAAGTCGCTGCTGGAACGCGGCGTAGTCGAAGTCTTTCCCGATACTGTCGGAACAGAAACTACTGATGGCAGTTTTTGCTCTCATACTTTGGCAGACAAACTTAGGATTGCTAAACAAGAAGGTCGCCGTTTGCGCGTCAAGTTAGGCATAGATCCCACTCGTCCCGACTTACACCTCGGGCACACGGTTGCTCTCCGTAAATTGCGTGCCTTTCAAGATGCCGGTCACGTAGCAGTATTGATTATTGGAGATTTTACTGCCCAAATAGGCGATCCAACTGGCAAATCGGAGGCTCGCCCGCGTCTTAGCGCCGAAGATGTAGCTCATAATGCTGCTACGTATCTCGATCAAGCTCGAAAGATCCTGGACTTCAGCCCCAAATGCTTGGAGTTACACCACAATAGCGAATGGCTGGGCAAGCTAGACTTGTCAGAAATAATTAGCTTGTTGTCAAGCATGACCGTAGGACAAATGCTGGCAAAGGAACAGTTTGGAGAGCGCTATGAGAAAGGCACTCCTATTTACCTGCATGAGTTTCTTTATCCATTACTACAAGGCTTTGACTCGGTGGCGATCGCATCAGATGTCGAGTTGGGCGGCACAGATCAAAAATTCAACATCCTGGTAGGTCGAGATCTGCAATCGCATGGTGGGAAATCTCCTGGCGGTTTTATGGCTCAGCGCCTGCGCGACTATGATGGGCCAAGGCAATTCGGTATGCTGTTGCCGCTGTTGGTTGGTCTTGATGGCGTGCAAAAAATGTCCAAGTCACTGGACAACTACGTCGGTCTGACTGAAGATCCGCTCTCCATGTATTCAAAACTGGAAAAAGTGCCAGATAATTTGGTTAATAGCTATTTCGAGCTATTAACCGATCTCGAAATAGCTTCGCTACCTGCAAATCCTCGGGAAAAGCAAAAGCTGCTGGCGCTGACAATTGTGGGTCAGTATCACAGCCCTGAGGCGGCACGGCAAGCCCAACAGGATGCGGAGAAGATCGTCCTATCCGGCTCAACTGAAAGTTTAGGCGAAGTGCCGGAATTCGATCTGTCTCAAGTGCAATTTCCTACGCCTTTGTTTTATTTGGTGAAAGCAAGTGGATTGTGTAAAAGCAATAGCGAAGCGCAAAGTCAGATCAAAAATGGTGCGGTGCGTCTAGATGGCGAAAAATTGCAAAATGCCGACCTAGGCTTTGCTACTGCTGAGGAATTGAGAGGTAGAGTCCTACAGGTTGGCAAAAAGAAATTTCTTCGCTTAGTTTGA
- a CDS encoding NAD(P)-dependent alcohol dehydrogenase encodes MKAFVCTEYGLPEVMQLREIEKPTPKGNEVLIRVYATTVTSADSRIRKADPFPVRFFYGLLRPKKNTVLGCELAGEIEAVGKNVTLFKAGDRVFGGTGMGFGGNAEYVCLPEEGAIAIKPVNIPYEEAAALTFGATTSLIFLRDKGNIQSGQKVLIYGASGALGTAAVQLAKYFGAEVTGVCSTANLGLVKSLGADETIDYTKEDFTKSGKSYDIVFDTVGKSPFSGCLRSLKHNGIYLRAVHIDLYSIFRGLWASATSSKKVIGGVAMERAEDLRFLASLVEAGAFKPVIDRRYPFEQIAEAHRYVDTGHKQGNVVIALFN; translated from the coding sequence ATGAAAGCGTTTGTATGCACAGAGTACGGATTGCCTGAGGTTATGCAGCTAAGGGAGATAGAAAAACCTACTCCCAAGGGCAATGAAGTACTGATTAGAGTATATGCAACGACAGTAACGTCAGCAGACTCGCGCATACGAAAAGCCGATCCATTTCCCGTCAGATTTTTTTATGGGTTGCTCAGACCCAAGAAAAACACCGTACTGGGGTGCGAACTGGCTGGAGAAATTGAAGCAGTAGGCAAAAATGTAACTCTTTTTAAAGCAGGCGATCGCGTGTTTGGGGGAACGGGAATGGGGTTTGGCGGCAATGCTGAGTACGTATGCCTGCCTGAAGAAGGAGCGATCGCCATAAAGCCCGTCAACATCCCCTATGAGGAAGCCGCTGCCCTTACTTTTGGAGCAACAACCTCATTGATTTTCCTTAGAGATAAGGGAAATATTCAGAGCGGGCAAAAAGTGCTGATCTATGGAGCTTCTGGAGCGTTAGGGACGGCAGCCGTGCAGCTTGCCAAATACTTTGGTGCAGAGGTTACAGGGGTATGCAGTACGGCGAATTTGGGATTGGTAAAATCCCTAGGAGCCGACGAGACGATCGATTACACTAAAGAGGACTTTACCAAAAGCGGTAAGAGCTACGATATTGTGTTTGACACGGTAGGCAAAAGTCCGTTTTCAGGTTGTCTGCGATCGCTAAAACACAATGGAATCTATCTCAGAGCCGTCCACATCGATCTGTACTCGATATTTCGAGGTCTATGGGCTTCAGCGACAAGCAGCAAGAAAGTAATTGGTGGGGTAGCAATGGAACGTGCGGAAGATTTGCGCTTCCTTGCGAGTTTAGTTGAGGCAGGAGCGTTCAAACCAGTCATAGATCGCCGCTATCCATTCGAGCAAATCGCAGAGGCTCACCGCTACGTCGATACCGGACACAAGCAGGGGAATGTAGTTATAGCGCTTTTCAATTGA